GGCCGCGCGGATGAGTTGCTCGAACAACATCAAACAGCTCGGTCTGGCGGCACACAATTACCAGAGCGGTAACGGCGTCCTGCCCCCGGGAGCCGATGTCCAGAACGCTGGGTGCGTTGTGTACCTCCTGCCGTATCTCGAACAGGATAACGCGTTCAAGCTGTTCTCGTTCCAACCGGCGTCCTACACGAACTATTGGAACGACCCGGCTAACCGCCCCCCCTCCACCGGGACCGACACGATCCCGCCGCCGCCGAGCCCCCTGCCCATGTACGGAACCCAAGCGAAAATTAAATCGCTGATCTGCCCGGCCACCCCGGACAGCGTCACGACGGTTCTCATGGCCGTCAACTACGGGACGTCCGGAACTGACTACGCCGGCTCTAACGGCGGTCACGTTTTCTCGTCCGCCCCCGGTCGGTTGGTGCTTGGGCACTCGAACTACCTCGGTGTCGCCGGCTATTACCCCGGCAACCCGACTCTGGCGGGCATCTTCACTTTCAAGTCGAAGACCAAGATCGAGACCATCGGTGACGGTTCGAGCAACACGATGATGTTCGCGGAGTACGCCGGTGGGTACAACGCGTGGGGCGGTAGCGGCGGCATCCCGGACGGCATTATGGGTGCGGCATGGTCGTGCGGGTTCAATTACACCGGGTTCGGCAGCCCGGCTGCAGATTATCGTGCAGCAGGCGCGTGGGGGGTCTTTAGCGGGGCCCACACCGGTGGCCGGCTCCACATCTGTTACGGCGACGGCTCCGTGCGCTCCCTCAGCCCGAGCATCGATTTCAGCACGTGGGTCTATCTCAGCGGTATGAACGATGGCGTCGTCGTCCCCCAGAACTGATTTTCCCTCGCTCCCGTTCGAGGGTGCCTAACAGGATCAATAATCATGAAGCGCAGTGTGGTACGGGTGACGGTGAGTGGTTTTCTCCTGGCGCTGGTAATGAGTACCGTGGGCTGCGGAAGTGATGGCAAGGAAGTGAACCCCAAAGCACCGGCAGATGCCCCGAAACTGGAGATGAAAACTCCTGCCGGTGCTGGAAAATCTGCTCCGAAGGGCAAAAGTGATTGAGGACATGGCTGCCACGGTTAAACAAAAATGGAACCGGCGCGCCGAAAATCGCGCCGGTTCCATTTCCCGTTACCGGCTATCACTGAAATAATTGGTCGCGATGGGTCAAAAGAGAGGATCAGGGTAGTAAATATCGAGCAATGGGTGGCCGATTTTCGTGGCATCGAACTCCAATCGCACCCGCGTTTGCTCCTGCGTAAATGGAACATGCCCTGCCGGCGGGCGCACCGTCGAGAGCGGTGTCAGGTCCGCCTCGTAACTCGTGTGGTAGGTCACCCGACCGGCCGTGATCGTGGCTGGATGTACGCACTGCGGAGCGGGCACCCCGACCAACCACTCGACCTCGGTTCGCAGCATTCCGGGCTTGAGTTTGAATAACATTTGGGTCGTACCCTGTGGGGCGGGTTTCGCCTCGTGGCCGACCGGGGCGACGGTGTCTTCGTCCGTCGTCAGTGTCGCCCCGGCTACGCCCAGCGCGGGCGGACGGGGGCCGACAATTTGCGGCTGACCGTCGCTAGAGCCCTCCCATACCCACACGACGAACGCCGTGGTGAGTACGCCGAAGATAATAGCGGAACTTCGGTGTGCCAATCGCTGTAACCGCATGTTCGGCCCCGCATCGGAATGCCCACAGGCGTGGTGAAAGCAATCAGGCTGGTATTCGCCGCTCCGAAAATGATCTTTTCGCAACTCGTGCTCGGAGCGCCTTTCAAACACGCCCAGTCACTGGTTTTGGTGAGGTTCATCAAA
The Gemmata palustris DNA segment above includes these coding regions:
- a CDS encoding DUF1559 family PulG-like putative transporter, translating into MFRLVRSRVGFTLIELLVVIAIIAILIGLLLPAVQKVREAAARMSCSNNIKQLGLAAHNYQSGNGVLPPGADVQNAGCVVYLLPYLEQDNAFKLFSFQPASYTNYWNDPANRPPSTGTDTIPPPPSPLPMYGTQAKIKSLICPATPDSVTTVLMAVNYGTSGTDYAGSNGGHVFSSAPGRLVLGHSNYLGVAGYYPGNPTLAGIFTFKSKTKIETIGDGSSNTMMFAEYAGGYNAWGGSGGIPDGIMGAAWSCGFNYTGFGSPAADYRAAGAWGVFSGAHTGGRLHICYGDGSVRSLSPSIDFSTWVYLSGMNDGVVVPQN